The window CAACCCCAATAGCTTTCCCCCGCCGCCAGTAAAAACGGCGGTTTTCACTTCCTCACCTTTTCTTTGTTGAAAATGCTTTATACATCTAATTATCTGAAGCGTCAAATGATGAATTAAAGGGGCAAGGCATTCTTTAACCTCGCTTTGATAATTTCCAGGATTTATTTTGATTGATTCTGCATCGAACTCATCGAGTGAAAGGAATTTAGCTATTAATTTTGTCATAGCATTGCCACCTATAGGAACTGAATAAGTAAAATCTACCTTGCCGCAATCAAAAAGTGTAATTTCAGTCCTTGAAGCGCCAATGTCGACTACTACCAGATTATGTTCTGCAAACGAGGATTTAAATACCCGTGCAATTGAAAGCGGATAGATATCTATGGCTTCAAGAGCTAGCCCAAATTTTTCAGCGATGTTAACGTATTCCATTACTTCTCCTTTTAACGATGCAGCCATTAAAATTTCATAAGAATTGGCGTGGGTTTCTATCACTTCATAGTCTACGACATATTCTCCTTCCAATTGTGCTAATAATTCCCTTTTCTCCCACAAAATAGCTTGTTTTAGTTCTCCAGGTCTCATTTTGGGCAGTTCTATTTTTTTATAAAGCACTCTATCGTTCGGAATGCCAATAGTTATTTTCTGTTTTCTTAGATGATCTTTTATAAGGTCAAACACAGCATTCAGGTTTTCGCTCAATGCTTCCTTTGAATAAAATGGATTCTGCGAACGATTAGGAATAGACAATATATTTTTTATTCTTATTTTATTTTTATATTTTTCTAGTTGAACAATCTTTATAGTTTTATTCCCCATATCAATTCCGGCATATCTCGAAAATTTTAACATAATTTCACCTTTCATCAATGGTGCGGATTATTCCGGACAATCTCTATAGCTTTTAGTATTTCGACCACTGCATTGGTCTTAAATTGCTGATTCAATAATTGCGTTTTTGCAAAAACTTCGCCGCTTTTTGTTACGACGTATTTAGGAGGTAAATTGTTTAATGCTATAGCCGCGATATCGTACCTACATCTTTCGCAGTTGCACGCATCTTTTTCGTTTATCAGTCCATCCAAAAGAGAAAATACCACGTCTTCCATATAATTTTTTAGCCACAACTTTTTCTCCATTTTTTTCTTCACCTCCGGAGATTCAAGGCTGTCCTCTAATTAAAGCCCCGAAAGGGGTTACGGATGTTTTGAAAGTAATGTCTCTTTCTTTACCAGCTTTTAGTACAATTTTCACAACTTTGGAATCTGAATTCTGTCGGAATTCAAGGAAGGAAAGTTCCGCTACTGGATTTTTCCCACCGTTTTTTTCCCGGTACAGCGTTCCGTATTCCAAGTAATAATAAACTTTGGAGCAGTCTGCCAACGTTATTTCTATTTTGCTATTTGATACAACCTTGACATCTCTTGCCTGCGATATCGCAATTGAAAGTCTATTCATTGCATAGCGAGCATTTTGCAGGTTCGACAAATCTTCCCAACTTTGATTATATATTTTCATTCCTGTCACAAGGAATGTATACAATGCAACTAATAAATGGGACAATATTGCTGCTGATAGTATCAGTTCGATAAGGGTCATTCCTTTTTCGTTTCTAAAATTTCCCGCGATACGTGACGATTCTAAGTCCATTGTTATTTTTTGTTCTCACCTCCACGCTAATTTTCATCAAAACATCGTTAACTTTTTCAATATTTTTGCAAAGAATAAATTCTATCCCGCTCAATTCCACAGTTTCTTCTGCAAGTCCTTCATCTTTTTGAAGTTCTTCAAAGGACAAACTTTTAATTTCTTCTATTTTCTCCTGGGCTAGTAATGTAGCCGCAGTAATCTCCTTGCTATATTTTGACGCGAAAAGGCTCTGGACAAAAAGACCAACTAATGATGCAACCACAATCCCCAGAATTGCAACAGCTACCGCCATTTCGAGTAAAGTAAAACCTTTATCCGCTCTATTATTATTAAGGGGCAGTTTCACTAATTCTCACTCTTCCTGTAGCCACAGTTATGATGATATAAAGTCTTTTCTTTTGATTCTTCATAGATACTGTACCCCCCTGGTGTGGTGCTCCAGAAGGAGTAAATATCAATGTGTTATCAGGAAAATTAGTCCACAAAAAAGAAATTCCTTTCGGCAAAAATACTCTTGATGACTTAAAACCCTTAAGTATTTGATAATTGTCACGCCTGTACACGTCAAATAGGATTTTGTAGTTTTCGCCTTCGGCAATTGCCTGTTGTTGGATAGTTCTTATATCTTGGGACAATTTTTGAGCTGCAAGTTGCAGTTTAAAACTTTCCATAATATCCTTCATATTAGGAATGACACAAAAATAAATAGCAAAGAAAATTGCTGCTGCCGTAATAGTTTCTATCAACGTGAAGCCTTTGGAGTCTAACTTTATTCTCAATTGTGTCACCTCAAGAGATAGAATTTAATTTTTGGGGTTTACTGTTAAATTGAAACTGGCACCGTCTGAAGAACTATAATTTATGTCAAACTTTCCTATCATCTTATCCCAGCTTTCTTGACTTAAGTAAGTCGGGACTAAAGCTGTTTTTAAGTCATTTATATCGCCTACTGGATATTTTTCGTATGCGGTATAATACATTTCAAGGCTGTTTTTGATTATGCTCTCATTAGTTTTAGCTATTTTTTGTTTAGACTCATTTATCAAGCCTGATACGCTAGGAACAGCAACTGTTAGAACCAAAGCAATAATTGCTATGACTATGAGCAGCTCAAGCAACGTAAAACCTCTTTCTCTTTTATTTGCCAATAAAAATCCCCTCTTTCTAAAATATAGTATACATGTGAAACATAGGAAGAACTGCCGAGATTACCGCAAAGCCTATAATTACCGACATAATAAGAATTGCCAGCGGTTCAGCCAAAGCCAATACCCTCTGTTGTAAAGCATTAACTTCGTTATCATAATATTCAGCGGTCTTAAACAAAATTTCATCTAGCTTACCCGATTCCGCCCCCGTTTGTAACATCTTCAACATAAATATGGGATAAGATGAAGTTCTCAGGGAATTTGCCAATGTTTCTCCTTTTTTTATATTTTCTCTAGCTAATTGCAACTCCAATTTAAATACACAGTTATTTGTATGGTTTTCAGCAATTTCCATAGCCTTTATCAAAGGTATGCCGCTTGACAATAAAATTCCGAGAATGCTGCAAAAATTAGATGCGTTGTGGTTTTTTATTAAAAGCCCTAGCAATGGTATGTTAAGTAAAAATATGTCGACTTTGTAAGCCAATTTTAAATTTTTTCTGTAATTTTGGTGTATAACTAATATTAATATAACGACTAAACTCAGAATAATCGCAAGTCCTTTTGAATTAACAGCAATAGCTATAAAAATTTGAGTCGGCAACGGAAGGTAGATTCCAGCTTGCTCAAACATATTAGAGTATAATGGTATTAAGGTGCTTGATAAAAAATAGCAAACGGCTATACTTATAAGACCCAAAATAGTCGGATAAATCATGGAGGTTTTAAAACGCTGCTGGTATTTCGCTATGGTATCAAAATACACTGCCAACTTTTTCAGGACGTCTTCTAGCTTACCCGAAACTTCCCCCGTTTCCACGGCATATACGAGTATATCCGGAAATATACCCGGTTGATTTTTGAAAGCTTCCGACAAAGTAAAACCCCTATTTAAATCTCTCATCATTTTTTTTAAAGTCCTTGCCAGGCCAGGATGGGAACTTTGCTGACATAAGACCGCAAGACAATCTATTACAGGCATGCCTGTTTCAAGCATTCCTGATATCTGACGGCAAAGAAATGCCAGCTCATTATATTTTTTATTTAAAGAAATCCCTCCCAAAAAGTACAAAAAAGAATAGAAAGGATGTTTTTTAATGGCGATGGGATAGAACCCATTTTTTCTTAAGAGTTCAACGATGTCGGTTTCACTCTGCGCTTCGTAAACTCCATCCAATATTTCCCCTTTCAAGTTTTTACCGCGATAGTAATATACAGCCAATTAGAAGAACACCTCTTTTAATTAGAAAAAATGACCTTGATTATTTCTCTCGGTGCGGTTATCCCTTCAATAACTTTTTTTACTGCAGTTTCTCGAATGCTCCTAAAATTCATCTGTTTAGAAACTTTTGTAAATTCCTCGGTTATATTTCCTCTAGTGATTAGTTCCCGATGCTTTTGAGTAAGGAGAAGAATCTCTGCTATGACGGTTCTCCCGCTAAACCCCGACTTATTGCACAGTTTACAACCTTTCCCGTGAAATAGTTTTTGATTTACATCTAAACCCAATGCTATTAAGTCTTGCGCGTCCGGTTGGTATTCTTCCTTACAGTATGGACATATTTTTCTTATCAATCTCTGTGAAACTACCCCTATTAAGCTGGAAGCTACTAATGATGCCTCCACGCCCATATCGAGCAATCTAGTTATTGACCCAACCGCATCTCCTGTATGTAGAGTTGAAAGGACCAAATGTCCGGTAAGCGCAGCTCTTACCGCTATCTCCGCCGTTTCCCTATCCCTTATTTCCCCTATCATTATGACGTTAGGATCCTGCCTCAAAATTGAACGAAGGGCCTGGGCAAAAGTAACTCCGGCTTTTGGATTTATTTGTAATTGATTAATGCCGTCAATTATGTATTCTACTGGATCTTCTAACGTAACTATGTTTTTTGATGAATTATTGATGTGATTCAGCATGGAATAAAGAGTCGTCGTTTTACCACTTCCGGTCGGTCCAGTAACGAGTATCATTCCGTGCGGGAATTGGAGCATTTTCGATATCAAATCCAGTTCATTACCGTCAAATCCCAAATATTTCAAATCCAGTGTCATCCGCTGATGATTGAATATTCTAAGAACTAGTTTTTCTCCGTGAATTGTCGGCATCGTCGATACTCTAATGTCATATATGTTATCGCTAATAGGAAAATCAAAATGTCCATCCTGTGCAATTCTTTTCTGAGCTATATCCATGCCACCCATAATTTTAATTCTCGTAACTACGGAATCGAGAAGTTCTTTCGGCCATCTGATAACTTCGAATAACTCCCCGTCTATACGATACCTTACTCTGATCTCTTTTCCCTGCGGCTCTATATGTATGTCACTCGCACCTTCAGATATTGCCCTGAATAAGACAGTATTTACCAATTTTATTATTGGAGCGTTTTCTTCATCGTATAAATCCTCGTATGATGATTCATCCTGAAGTCTAATGCCAATGTTCTGTAGAACCTCTTTTATAGAGTCTTTTGCCGAATAAAATACTTCTATTGCCCGCTCTATCTGAGCTTTCGATGCCAAAGCTATTTGAATTTCTTTTCCAGTTATAACCCTTAAGTCGTTTATCGCAATAACATCTACAGGATCGCTTAGAGCTAAAGTGAGGACCCCTTCATTATATTTGACTGGAAAAGCGTTATATTTTCTTGCGAGGCTCTCTGGTAGGAATTTTATGATCTCAGGGTCGATATCATAAGCATTCAGATCCACATATGGTATTCCTAATTGAAATTCAAGGACTTCCATCAACAATTTTTCTTTTATCAAACCAAGCTCAACCAATATTTCACCTATTCGTTTTCCGGTCTTTTTTTGTAATTCTAGAGCATCTTCAAGCTGGTATTTGGAAATTATATTATATTCCAACAATATTTCGCCAATTTTTTTAATCACCGTATCACCGTCGTAGTAAATTTTTCCTACATAGTAAATATTCAACATTATTTTTTAAATTCCTCTAAAAAGCTACAAAAAAAATTGCCCTATCAAGTTGTTAAAACCTAAAATTTCGTCAAGAGGCCTTTTTTTTCCATAAAATCGATTATTTTTTTCTCAAAAAGCCTTATAATTCTTGTCCAAAAAAACTCTTTTTCGCTTATGGGCTTGACTAATATTACCTTCATTCCCATCCTTTTAGCCCCTAAAACATCTGTAAATAACTGGTCTCCTACAAAGGCAGTTTCTTTAGCCGTAGTTCCCGTAACTTCCAATCCTTTTAAAAAAATTTTTTTGCCGGGTTTAAAGGCACCTGTTACAGCAGGAATCCCCAATTTTTTCGAGAACTCTATTATTCTACGAGCTAAATTGTTTGAAACAATACAAAATTTAAACCCTTTTTCTTTGCCTTCTTCAATCCATTTTATAAGTTTGTCATTCACTTCGCTTGAATTCCAAGGGACTAGAGTATTATCTAGATCAACCAAAATAGCTTTTATATTGTTTTTCTTCAAATAATCAAAATCTATTTCGAAGATGTCCGTAACATAAAAATCTGGCAAAAATAAGTTCAACATATAAGCCTCCGTAGAAATTTTTTTAAATAAAAAAAGTGCATATAAATTATATCATACTTAAGAAACCCATTAACTGCACCCTTCTGAAAAAAACTCATAAAATAATTTCTTTATTGCTTTTTTTTCTATTCTAGATACATAAGATCTAGAAATCCCCAATATCTTGGCTGTTTCTCTCTGAGTTCTTACTTTGCCATCGTATAACCCGTATCTCAATTCTATTACCCTTTTCTCGCGCTCTTCCAGAACCGTTCCAACTTTGTCTCGGAGTTTCTTAAGCTGAAATTTATTCGTTATCTCATCTATTATAGCATCGGAATCGGTGCCTAATACGTCAATTAGGGAAATTTCATTGCCTTCCTTGTCGATACCTATGGGATCCTGCAAAGACACTTCAATCTTAGTTTTCTTTGTCGAACGAAGATTCATTAAAATTTCGTTTTCTATGCATCGTGCAGCATAAGTGGCCAATCTGTTACCCTTGCTTTCATTAAACGTATTTATGGCTTTTATTAACCCTATTGTTCCTATTGAAATCAGGTCATCCATATCTTCTCCGGTATTAACAAATTTTTTAACTATATGAGCAACTAGTCTCAAATTCCGCTCAATTAATATGTTTTTAGCCTCTTCGTCACCTTTTTTATATAGTTCGAGATATTTTTCTTCTTCTTCGGGAGTGAGCGGTTGCGGAAAAGTATTGTTGTTAGTGAGGTAACCCGTCCATGTAAGTAGTTCTTTAAAAAATAAAAAACCCAAAGTCACAAGGGAAGACAGGACGCCTTCCATCTGAATCCTCCTTCCTCGCGTACCTATATAATATGACTTAGGGGGAAAAGAAGTGCATGTTTACTTTCCGTTCAAAAAAATAAATTTCTTCTGCAATTTTTCTAAAGACAGGAGCCGCTTTTAGAGGACCCGACTGCCCTTTTTCTATAAAAACGGCTATGATATATCGTGGATTGTCCGCCGGGAAATATCCCACAAACCACGCATGATTAGTTCCGTCGCCCAGTTCGGCGGTTCCTGTCTTCCCTGCCGCTCTAAAATCATCTTCCGAAGGAGCTGCGAACAAGCCGCTTCCGTAATCGACCACTGCCTCGAGAGCTTCTCTTACCTTCCTTGCTGTATCCGATGAAATTATTCTCTCCGCCTCTTTTTCTTTAAATTCCATCTGATTTACGTGTCCGTTTTTATCGACCACTTTTTTTACAAGTAATGGAGTTTTTCTAAGTCCGTCATTCGCTATAATGAGCATTATTTGTGCCGCTTGTAACGGCGTTATTTGAAGGTTCCCCTGCCCTATCGAAAGATTACCCAGATCGGCATAATATACATTCTTGTAAGATGGAATGTAACCAGGTTTTTCTTCAGGCAGTATATCCAATACCGTTTTACCCAAACCAAATTTCTCCGCGTATTTTAAAATCCTTTCCTTACCCAACCTTATCCCAAGTTCTATGAAAACAGAATTACAAGAATGAGCGAAAGCCTCTTTTAGGGTAATACGTCCGTGACCGCCCTTTTCATAGCTGCTGCAACGGATTACATTTCCTCCTACCTTAGCTGAACCATTACAAAAAAATTCATCATTTAATGTCGCTATATTTTCTTCAAGAGCAGCAGAAAGAACTACGATTTTAAATATTGAGCCTGGTATGTATGCTTGCACTGCTCTATTTATAAGAGGTGAATCTTCATCTTTAATGTACTTCTCAAGCTCAAATTGTTTATAATTCGGCCTACTTGCCATCGCCAAAATTTCACCAGTTTTGGCGTCAATTACGATAACGGCGCCTTTTTTTACCGATTGATCCATAATTCTTTCCACTATGGATTGTATCCTGCTGTCAATTGTCAGATAAATGCCCCAACTCTCATCCTCTGATACATCCTTCGATATTCCCGGTATGGGTTGCCCCAAACCGTCGAATAATATATTTGCTTTTTTGTCTCCCTCCAATATTTGATTGAAAGCTTTTTCTATCCCCGCCTTTCCACTGTACCCGACTAAATGGGTAGCAAGGGCGCTAGATCCATAACGCATCTTTTTTGAATAAAGAAAAATACCAGGAGTCTTGCCGATAAGCCTTTTAGTAATTTCCAAATTTATGTCCGATAACTTTATACTCTTGGGTTCGTTCGAGCTTGCTTTAGTTAGGACGTTATTTTTCTGCAGAAATTCAATTTCAGTATCTTTCAACCACTTTGGAGAAATAAAGACACACTTTTCTTCATAAGAACCCAAAAGAGATTCACCGTTCCTGTCAAAAATTCCACCCCGTGTTATTTCCCCCAAAACTCCCCGCCATTGAGCCATAGCTTTGCTGGATAAGTAATCATGAGATAATATTTGAATATCAAAAATCCTTAATATTAAAATTCCTGTTAAAAAAAATATAAAGGCGAATAAAAAACTTATTCTATCGCCCTTTTTCATAAAAATCACCTATTATATAGAATCTTCAATTTCAAATTTTTTATACAACACAATAATCACCTTTTTTGTTCGTTTCCTTTTTTAGCTTTAAGATGTTCTTCGTATGTTTTGCTAAAAGTATGTGAACCATTCATATTGGCTACAAAGTATAGATAATCCACACTTGCCGGATTTAAAACAGCCTTTATGGACTCCAATCCAGGAGAAGATATGGGCCCAGGAGGAAGCCCGGAATTAATGTAAGTATTGTAAGGTGATTCTATCTTGAGATCTTCAAGAGTAAGCACCTTTTTGTGCTCTTTAAGTACATATTCTACAGTTGCACACGACTGAAGGGGCATGCCCTTTTTCAATCTATTCAGAAAAACGGCAGCAATAAGTGGTTTTTCACTACTTAATTTTGCTTCTCTTTCTACTATAGAAGCCAGCGTAATCACTTGATATGTATTAAGCCCCAGCTTTTTTTCCTTTTCTAGAAATTCTCCATTTCTATAATATACATCGTAAAATCTTTTTATCATTGCATCTATGTATAGGGTTACAGGGCTGTCTTTTGGAAAATAGTACGTATCAGGAAACAAAAAGCCTTCCAACGTTGCTCCTTCTGGTAACGTCTTTAAAAAAGGATATTTTTCTTCAAATAGCGAAGGAATAGCCAATCTCAAAAATTCTTCTTTGGTGGCAAGTCCATTTGATTCAAACACTTCAGCTATTTTTCCCAAAGTCAAACCCTCAGGAATAGTTACCTTTTTCAGCATCACTTCCCCTTTTACAAATTTATCTACCATTTTCGGTAGGCTCATAGCATAGCTTAAATTGTAATAGCCGCTTTTAAATTTTGTATCAAGTTGATTTATCTTTGTATAAATTAAGAAAACGAGGGAACTTTTTATCAATCCTTGCTTTTTCAGACTTTTGCCTATGGCCTTTGCCGTCATACCCCTTGTTATCTCAAATGAAACTGTGTCTTGTTTTTTTGGATTCGCCGGCGACAGCATCCAAAAGTACCACCAAACCGCAGAAAGACTCAAGAGTAAAGGTATTGCTACAAAAAGCAGCCTCCATCGCCGTACTTTCTGTCCCCATTGGCTATCCCTGAGC is drawn from Caldanaerovirga acetigignens and contains these coding sequences:
- the pilM gene encoding pilus assembly protein PilM, which gives rise to MLKFSRYAGIDMGNKTIKIVQLEKYKNKIRIKNILSIPNRSQNPFYSKEALSENLNAVFDLIKDHLRKQKITIGIPNDRVLYKKIELPKMRPGELKQAILWEKRELLAQLEGEYVVDYEVIETHANSYEILMAASLKGEVMEYVNIAEKFGLALEAIDIYPLSIARVFKSSFAEHNLVVVDIGASRTEITLFDCGKVDFTYSVPIGGNAMTKLIAKFLSLDEFDAESIKINPGNYQSEVKECLAPLIHHLTLQIIRCIKHFQQRKGEEVKTAVFTGGGGKLLGLRDYFFNETRIEVLLADEIDFPYIEIDPILKSAFDKMEFSCALGYALRGAF
- a CDS encoding late competence development ComFB family protein — encoded protein: MEKKLWLKNYMEDVVFSLLDGLINEKDACNCERCRYDIAAIALNNLPPKYVVTKSGEVFAKTQLLNQQFKTNAVVEILKAIEIVRNNPHH
- a CDS encoding prepilin-type cleavage/methylation domain-containing protein, with product MYTFLVTGMKIYNQSWEDLSNLQNARYAMNRLSIAISQARDVKVVSNSKIEITLADCSKVYYYLEYGTLYREKNGGKNPVAELSFLEFRQNSDSKVVKIVLKAGKERDITFKTSVTPFGALIRGQP
- a CDS encoding type IV pilus modification PilV family protein produces the protein MKLPLNNNRADKGFTLLEMAVAVAILGIVVASLVGLFVQSLFASKYSKEITAATLLAQEKIEEIKSLSFEELQKDEGLAEETVELSGIEFILCKNIEKVNDVLMKISVEVRTKNNNGLRIVTYRGKF
- a CDS encoding GspH/FimT family protein gives rise to the protein MIETITAAAIFFAIYFCVIPNMKDIMESFKLQLAAQKLSQDIRTIQQQAIAEGENYKILFDVYRRDNYQILKGFKSSRVFLPKGISFLWTNFPDNTLIFTPSGAPHQGGTVSMKNQKKRLYIIITVATGRVRISETAP
- a CDS encoding type II secretion system protein, giving the protein MANKRERGFTLLELLIVIAIIALVLTVAVPSVSGLINESKQKIAKTNESIIKNSLEMYYTAYEKYPVGDINDLKTALVPTYLSQESWDKMIGKFDINYSSSDGASFNLTVNPKN
- a CDS encoding type II secretion system F family protein; its protein translation is MAVYYYRGKNLKGEILDGVYEAQSETDIVELLRKNGFYPIAIKKHPFYSFLYFLGGISLNKKYNELAFLCRQISGMLETGMPVIDCLAVLCQQSSHPGLARTLKKMMRDLNRGFTLSEAFKNQPGIFPDILVYAVETGEVSGKLEDVLKKLAVYFDTIAKYQQRFKTSMIYPTILGLISIAVCYFLSSTLIPLYSNMFEQAGIYLPLPTQIFIAIAVNSKGLAIILSLVVILILVIHQNYRKNLKLAYKVDIFLLNIPLLGLLIKNHNASNFCSILGILLSSGIPLIKAMEIAENHTNNCVFKLELQLARENIKKGETLANSLRTSSYPIFMLKMLQTGAESGKLDEILFKTAEYYDNEVNALQQRVLALAEPLAILIMSVIIGFAVISAVLPMFHMYTIF
- a CDS encoding GspE/PulE family protein produces the protein MLNIYYVGKIYYDGDTVIKKIGEILLEYNIISKYQLEDALELQKKTGKRIGEILVELGLIKEKLLMEVLEFQLGIPYVDLNAYDIDPEIIKFLPESLARKYNAFPVKYNEGVLTLALSDPVDVIAINDLRVITGKEIQIALASKAQIERAIEVFYSAKDSIKEVLQNIGIRLQDESSYEDLYDEENAPIIKLVNTVLFRAISEGASDIHIEPQGKEIRVRYRIDGELFEVIRWPKELLDSVVTRIKIMGGMDIAQKRIAQDGHFDFPISDNIYDIRVSTMPTIHGEKLVLRIFNHQRMTLDLKYLGFDGNELDLISKMLQFPHGMILVTGPTGSGKTTTLYSMLNHINNSSKNIVTLEDPVEYIIDGINQLQINPKAGVTFAQALRSILRQDPNVIMIGEIRDRETAEIAVRAALTGHLVLSTLHTGDAVGSITRLLDMGVEASLVASSLIGVVSQRLIRKICPYCKEEYQPDAQDLIALGLDVNQKLFHGKGCKLCNKSGFSGRTVIAEILLLTQKHRELITRGNITEEFTKVSKQMNFRSIRETAVKKVIEGITAPREIIKVIFSN
- a CDS encoding YqeG family HAD IIIA-type phosphatase, with the protein product MLNLFLPDFYVTDIFEIDFDYLKKNNIKAILVDLDNTLVPWNSSEVNDKLIKWIEEGKEKGFKFCIVSNNLARRIIEFSKKLGIPAVTGAFKPGKKIFLKGLEVTGTTAKETAFVGDQLFTDVLGAKRMGMKVILVKPISEKEFFWTRIIRLFEKKIIDFMEKKGLLTKF
- the sigK gene encoding RNA polymerase sporulation sigma factor SigK, coding for MEGVLSSLVTLGFLFFKELLTWTGYLTNNNTFPQPLTPEEEEKYLELYKKGDEEAKNILIERNLRLVAHIVKKFVNTGEDMDDLISIGTIGLIKAINTFNESKGNRLATYAARCIENEILMNLRSTKKTKIEVSLQDPIGIDKEGNEISLIDVLGTDSDAIIDEITNKFQLKKLRDKVGTVLEEREKRVIELRYGLYDGKVRTQRETAKILGISRSYVSRIEKKAIKKLFYEFFSEGCS
- a CDS encoding peptidoglycan D,D-transpeptidase FtsI family protein; amino-acid sequence: MGEITRGGIFDRNGESLLGSYEEKCVFISPKWLKDTEIEFLQKNNVLTKASSNEPKSIKLSDINLEITKRLIGKTPGIFLYSKKMRYGSSALATHLVGYSGKAGIEKAFNQILEGDKKANILFDGLGQPIPGISKDVSEDESWGIYLTIDSRIQSIVERIMDQSVKKGAVIVIDAKTGEILAMASRPNYKQFELEKYIKDEDSPLINRAVQAYIPGSIFKIVVLSAALEENIATLNDEFFCNGSAKVGGNVIRCSSYEKGGHGRITLKEAFAHSCNSVFIELGIRLGKERILKYAEKFGLGKTVLDILPEEKPGYIPSYKNVYYADLGNLSIGQGNLQITPLQAAQIMLIIANDGLRKTPLLVKKVVDKNGHVNQMEFKEKEAERIISSDTARKVREALEAVVDYGSGLFAAPSEDDFRAAGKTGTAELGDGTNHAWFVGYFPADNPRYIIAVFIEKGQSGPLKAAPVFRKIAEEIYFFERKVNMHFFSP
- the mltG gene encoding endolytic transglycosylase MltG, with translation MGFYLQDIKVYWQKLRDSQWGQKVRRWRLLFVAIPLLLSLSAVWWYFWMLSPANPKKQDTVSFEITRGMTAKAIGKSLKKQGLIKSSLVFLIYTKINQLDTKFKSGYYNLSYAMSLPKMVDKFVKGEVMLKKVTIPEGLTLGKIAEVFESNGLATKEEFLRLAIPSLFEEKYPFLKTLPEGATLEGFLFPDTYYFPKDSPVTLYIDAMIKRFYDVYYRNGEFLEKEKKLGLNTYQVITLASIVEREAKLSSEKPLIAAVFLNRLKKGMPLQSCATVEYVLKEHKKVLTLEDLKIESPYNTYINSGLPPGPISSPGLESIKAVLNPASVDYLYFVANMNGSHTFSKTYEEHLKAKKGNEQKR